In Cicer arietinum cultivar CDC Frontier isolate Library 1 chromosome 7, Cicar.CDCFrontier_v2.0, whole genome shotgun sequence, a single window of DNA contains:
- the LOC101498669 gene encoding uncharacterized protein isoform X4 produces the protein MDSFQQPHGYIRPPPPPPPPHTPDPHQHHQFHQMPPPPPPQGPWFTPQFQYQSPPPPQQWPPPPAPPPPSNPYSYHPNQFPPPPPPPPHARPPHPPPPQFQPLSHIPQPYPPQEWNNNQAWPHNQAYPVAQTNEEDWAAKARAWADAKTAMENQHPQPQYSPAGRLQEQTHYHDPYQQSVDSRYNDVQNHSHPSSGYQQFSFTDASMQRISGHSQEAASVSSEPTYSSDGHQYSARDGASIRDATVSFEQASLPTNPSVHPQEVPSSYSSVAGREAADQVQQSYAMLPLSSSSSQEQYHVQPSMHPPPFASHSHSVDSSINLADQPLDFTPRFSRDSDLQMQSAYNHHNSGSSMSNWGAPVAHGTGYPPIPPVPSGPQHNPSITAPGHVAAPYGRFPGPGLPPTIPPNGASFSLSTASTIHPTAAFSADAYGVSGVPERPKKASVPNWLREEIKKTVIAAPSVDHPKVEETLVDDDIDKSYAKGGDETDNKSIDSSRSAEEEEDEEVEVARTAAINQEIKKILTEVLLKVTDELFDEIATKVLSEDDLTAEVDHNVATSNHLVSTSPLAALVPKATAKVLVPVKAKEIEKDGANEKSNSSSPGDVLGLGNYGSDGDDEIESSTVHAPAKDAAYMVNNPVKTNSLSSRNSNGAAIDPLLDGKMTKEFDHSHSSKVVSKDARDNGLDASERSNDRFNGFSSRETSRVPTSELPGKNGVEKATDDLDKESRRKSEKNDRHDRSSSEKDFKEVKSSHKTRAYEKGDESNRRKDERNQKNEQTDDIGESKERVKEHNVRHGEKAKESESRKRSSHVDVKDDRKGAEKHHRGSTIESTSRKKEHTKEKGEHKSRPKEASDHDRHKRRRSSSVSSRGRTSKDRVVNHAGDSSGEGSDGSKRKLRSRKRDLSPSPVRSKRRQVSRSPHSKRSQRRHSPYSSLDNSRFVAIKLLVFKIYIFETNFHHHIRISYSGEFVWVPIYITVVPCLFTVLPFICRRRRSRSRSPVRRHR, from the exons ATGGATTCTTTCCAACAACCTCACGGTTACATAAGACCACCGCCACCACCTCCTCCGCCACACACGCCGGATCCCCACCAACACCATCAATTTCACCAGATGCCTCCTCCTCCCCCTCCTCAAGGACCTTGGTTCACCCCTCAATTCCAGTATCAGTCTCCTCCCCCTCCCCAACAGTGGCCACCACCACCGGCGCCTCCTCCTCCGTCAAACCCTTATTCATATCATCCCAATCAGTTCCCTCCGCCTCCTCCCCCTCCTCCTCATGCTCGTCCGCCTCATCCTCCACCTCCTCAGTTCCAGCCTCTCTCTCACATTCCTCAGCCTTATCCTCCTCAG GAATGGAACAATAACCAAGCCTGGCCTCACAACCAAGCTTATCCAG TAGCCCAGACGAATGAAGAAGATTGGGCTGCGAAGGCCAGAGCGTGGGCCGATGCTAAGACTGCAATGGAAAATCAGCATCCACAACCACAATATTCACCTGCTGGAAGATTGCAAGAGCAAACCCATTATCATGATCCGTATCAGCAATCTGTAGACTCACGTTATAATGATGTTCAAAACCATTCTCATCCATCATCAGGCTATCAACAATTTTCCTTCACAGATGCATCTATGCAGCGAATTTCAGGTCATTCCCAGGAGGCTGCATCTGTCAGTTCGGAGCCAACTTATTCTTCAGATGGACATCAATACAGTGCTAGAGATGGGGCCAGTATCAGAGATGCAACTGTTTCGTTTGAACAAGCTAGCCTGCCTACAAATCCATCAGTTCATCCGCAGGAGGTACCTTCTAGTTATAGTTCTGTTGCag GTAGAGAGGCTGCTGATCAGGTTCAACAATCATATGCAATGTTGCCTTTGTCAAGTTCCTCATCCCAAGAACAATACCATGTGCAACCATCAATGCATCCACCACCCTTTGCATCTCACAGCCATTCTGTTGACTCATCTATCAATCTTGCCGATCAACCTTTAGATTTTACACCTAGGTTTAGTCGTGATAGTGACCTGCAAATGCAATCAGCTTATAATCATCATAATTCTGGTTCTTCAATGAGTAACTGGGGTGCTCCAGTGGCACATGGTACCGGTTATCCACCGATACCTCCAGTTCCCTCAGGGCCACag CACAATCCTTCTATCACTGCTCCTGGTCATGTGGCAGCACCATATGGAAGGTTTCCGGGACCTGGTCTCCCTCCAACAATTCCACCAAATGGTGCATCCTTTTCCCTAAGCACAGCATCTACAATTCATCCTACTGCAGCTTTCTCTGCTGATGCATATGGTGTTTCTGGTGTTCCTGAACGTCCTAAGAAG GCATCGGTCCCTAACTGGCTTAGAGAGGAAATAAAGAAAACAGTCATTGCTGCTCCTTCTGTAGATCATCCGAAAGTGGAAGAAACACTTGTGGATGATGACATTGATAAGTCCTATGCAAAGGGTGGTGATGAGACAGATAATAAAAGTATTGATTCGTCTAGATCAGCTGAGGAGGAAGAGGATGAAGAG GTTGAAGTAGCTAGAACTGCAGCAATCAaccaagaaataaaaaaaattcttactGAAGTTCTTTTGAAG GTTACTGATGAATTGTTTGATGAAATTGCGACCAAAGTTCTTAGTGAAGATGATCTGACTGCTGAAG TGGATCATAATGTTGCCACTTCAAACCATTTAGTATCAACCTCTCCACTCGCTGCTCTGGTTCCTAAAGCAACTGCTAAGGTTTTAGTTCCAGTTAAAGCAAAGGAAATAGAGAAAGATGGTGCCAATGAAAAATCTAATTCCAGCTCCCCTGGAGATGTTTTAGGTCTTGGAAATTATGGTTCTGATGGTGATGATGAAATTGAGAGTTCCACTGTGCATGCTCCTGCCAAAGATGCTGCGTATATGGTGAATAATCCAGTCAAAACCAACTCGTTGTCATCCAGAAATAGCAATGGTGCTGCTATTGATCCATTACTTGATGGAAAGATGACCAAAGAATTTGATCATTCACATTCTTCCAAGGTGGTTTCTAAAGACGCTAGAGATAATGGGCTTGATGCAAGTGAAAGAAGCAACGATAGATTTAATGGTTTTAGCTCGAGAGAGACGTCAAGGGTGCCAACATCTGAATTGCCTGGAAAGAATGGTGTAGAGAAAGCAACAGATGATCTAGATAAGGAAAGCAGaagaaaatcagaaaaaaatGATCGCCATGACAGGAGTTCTTCTGAGAAGGATTTTAAGGAGGTAAAAAGTAGTCATAAGACCAGGGCATATGAAAAAGGTGATGAGAGCAATAGAAGAAAGGATGAAAGAAATCAGAAAAATGAACAAACAGATGACATTGGTGAGTCAAAAGAAAGAGTGAAAGAGCACAATGTAAGGCACGGGGAGAAGGCAAAGGAATCAGAATCAAGGAAAAGGTCCTCCCATGTTGATGTCAAGGATGATCGGAAGGGAGCAGAAAAACATCATAGAGGTAGTACCATTGAAAGTACTAGCCGGAAAAAGGAACATACAAAGGAAAAGGGGGAGCACAAATCAAGGCCAAAAGAAGCTAGTGACCATGACAGGCACAAAAGAAGACGTTCATCGTCAGTAAGCAGTAGAGGTAGAACCAGCAAGGATCGTGTAGTTAATCATGCCGGTGATTCAAGTGGTGAAGGCTCGGATGGCTCAAAAAG GAAGCTGCGTTCAAGAAAACGCGACTTGTCACCATCTCCGGTCAGGTCTAAAAGAAG ACAAGTTTCGCGGTCTCCTCATAGCAAGCGTTCTCAGCGCAGGCATTCTCCCTATTCTTCTCTTGATAATTCCAGGTTTGTTGCCATTAAGTTATTAGTGTTtaagatttatatttttgagaCAAACTTCCATCATCATATAAGAATAAGCTACTCAGGTGAATTTGTATGGGTTCCTATTTACATTACAGTGGTGCCTTGTTTATTTACAGTGTTACCGTTTATATGCAGGAGAAGGAGGTCAAGATCTAGATCACCTGTTCGGCGGCATAGGTGA
- the LOC101498669 gene encoding uncharacterized protein isoform X5 → MLPLSSSSSQEQYHVQPSMHPPPFASHSHSVDSSINLADQPLDFTPRFSRDSDLQMQSAYNHHNSGSSMSNWGAPVAHGTGYPPIPPVPSGPQHNPSITAPGHVAAPYGRFPGPGLPPTIPPNGASFSLSTASTIHPTAAFSADAYGVSGVPERPKKASVPNWLREEIKKTVIAAPSVDHPKVEETLVDDDIDKSYAKGGDETDNKSIDSSRSAEEEEDEEVEVARTAAINQEIKKILTEVLLKVTDELFDEIATKVLSEDDLTAEVDHNVATSNHLVSTSPLAALVPKATAKVLVPVKAKEIEKDGANEKSNSSSPGDVLGLGNYGSDGDDEIESSTVHAPAKDAAYMVNNPVKTNSLSSRNSNGAAIDPLLDGKMTKEFDHSHSSKVVSKDARDNGLDASERSNDRFNGFSSRETSRVPTSELPGKNGVEKATDDLDKESRRKSEKNDRHDRSSSEKDFKEVKSSHKTRAYEKGDESNRRKDERNQKNEQTDDIGESKERVKEHNVRHGEKAKESESRKRSSHVDVKDDRKGAEKHHRGSTIESTSRKKEHTKEKGEHKSRPKEASDHDRHKRRRSSSVSSRGRTSKDRVVNHAGDSSGEGSDGSKRKLRSRKRDLSPSPVRSKRRQVSRSPHSKRSQRRHSPYSSLDNSRFVAIKLLVFKIYIFETNFHHHIRISYSGEFVWVPIYITVVPCLFTVLPFICRRRRSRSRSPVRRHR, encoded by the exons ATGTTGCCTTTGTCAAGTTCCTCATCCCAAGAACAATACCATGTGCAACCATCAATGCATCCACCACCCTTTGCATCTCACAGCCATTCTGTTGACTCATCTATCAATCTTGCCGATCAACCTTTAGATTTTACACCTAGGTTTAGTCGTGATAGTGACCTGCAAATGCAATCAGCTTATAATCATCATAATTCTGGTTCTTCAATGAGTAACTGGGGTGCTCCAGTGGCACATGGTACCGGTTATCCACCGATACCTCCAGTTCCCTCAGGGCCACag CACAATCCTTCTATCACTGCTCCTGGTCATGTGGCAGCACCATATGGAAGGTTTCCGGGACCTGGTCTCCCTCCAACAATTCCACCAAATGGTGCATCCTTTTCCCTAAGCACAGCATCTACAATTCATCCTACTGCAGCTTTCTCTGCTGATGCATATGGTGTTTCTGGTGTTCCTGAACGTCCTAAGAAG GCATCGGTCCCTAACTGGCTTAGAGAGGAAATAAAGAAAACAGTCATTGCTGCTCCTTCTGTAGATCATCCGAAAGTGGAAGAAACACTTGTGGATGATGACATTGATAAGTCCTATGCAAAGGGTGGTGATGAGACAGATAATAAAAGTATTGATTCGTCTAGATCAGCTGAGGAGGAAGAGGATGAAGAG GTTGAAGTAGCTAGAACTGCAGCAATCAaccaagaaataaaaaaaattcttactGAAGTTCTTTTGAAG GTTACTGATGAATTGTTTGATGAAATTGCGACCAAAGTTCTTAGTGAAGATGATCTGACTGCTGAAG TGGATCATAATGTTGCCACTTCAAACCATTTAGTATCAACCTCTCCACTCGCTGCTCTGGTTCCTAAAGCAACTGCTAAGGTTTTAGTTCCAGTTAAAGCAAAGGAAATAGAGAAAGATGGTGCCAATGAAAAATCTAATTCCAGCTCCCCTGGAGATGTTTTAGGTCTTGGAAATTATGGTTCTGATGGTGATGATGAAATTGAGAGTTCCACTGTGCATGCTCCTGCCAAAGATGCTGCGTATATGGTGAATAATCCAGTCAAAACCAACTCGTTGTCATCCAGAAATAGCAATGGTGCTGCTATTGATCCATTACTTGATGGAAAGATGACCAAAGAATTTGATCATTCACATTCTTCCAAGGTGGTTTCTAAAGACGCTAGAGATAATGGGCTTGATGCAAGTGAAAGAAGCAACGATAGATTTAATGGTTTTAGCTCGAGAGAGACGTCAAGGGTGCCAACATCTGAATTGCCTGGAAAGAATGGTGTAGAGAAAGCAACAGATGATCTAGATAAGGAAAGCAGaagaaaatcagaaaaaaatGATCGCCATGACAGGAGTTCTTCTGAGAAGGATTTTAAGGAGGTAAAAAGTAGTCATAAGACCAGGGCATATGAAAAAGGTGATGAGAGCAATAGAAGAAAGGATGAAAGAAATCAGAAAAATGAACAAACAGATGACATTGGTGAGTCAAAAGAAAGAGTGAAAGAGCACAATGTAAGGCACGGGGAGAAGGCAAAGGAATCAGAATCAAGGAAAAGGTCCTCCCATGTTGATGTCAAGGATGATCGGAAGGGAGCAGAAAAACATCATAGAGGTAGTACCATTGAAAGTACTAGCCGGAAAAAGGAACATACAAAGGAAAAGGGGGAGCACAAATCAAGGCCAAAAGAAGCTAGTGACCATGACAGGCACAAAAGAAGACGTTCATCGTCAGTAAGCAGTAGAGGTAGAACCAGCAAGGATCGTGTAGTTAATCATGCCGGTGATTCAAGTGGTGAAGGCTCGGATGGCTCAAAAAG GAAGCTGCGTTCAAGAAAACGCGACTTGTCACCATCTCCGGTCAGGTCTAAAAGAAG ACAAGTTTCGCGGTCTCCTCATAGCAAGCGTTCTCAGCGCAGGCATTCTCCCTATTCTTCTCTTGATAATTCCAGGTTTGTTGCCATTAAGTTATTAGTGTTtaagatttatatttttgagaCAAACTTCCATCATCATATAAGAATAAGCTACTCAGGTGAATTTGTATGGGTTCCTATTTACATTACAGTGGTGCCTTGTTTATTTACAGTGTTACCGTTTATATGCAGGAGAAGGAGGTCAAGATCTAGATCACCTGTTCGGCGGCATAGGTGA